A region of Paracoccus albus DNA encodes the following proteins:
- a CDS encoding SDR family NAD(P)-dependent oxidoreductase — translation MVVTGGARGQGALQARHLAARGAQVIVADILEDEGRALADEIGAQFARLDVTSEADWAALQAQCGDWPLHGLVNNAGLYRPETIPDTTPEDFDLQYMVNQFGTYLGVKFAEAAMGPDGGSIVNISSLAGLRASKGIAYVGTKWAVRGMTKTAARELGPRGSRVNSVHPGIILTPMLDAWSDEDLKTRTAQVPLGRAGMPEDVVHMVLFLLSDFSLYISGAEIAIDGGLSV, via the coding sequence ATGGTTGTCACCGGCGGCGCGCGCGGACAGGGCGCGCTTCAGGCCCGGCATCTCGCGGCGCGGGGCGCGCAGGTGATTGTCGCCGACATCCTTGAAGACGAGGGCCGCGCCCTCGCCGATGAGATCGGCGCGCAATTCGCCCGCCTCGACGTGACCTCGGAAGCGGACTGGGCGGCGTTGCAGGCGCAATGCGGCGACTGGCCCCTGCACGGTCTGGTGAACAATGCCGGGCTCTATCGGCCAGAAACCATCCCCGACACCACGCCCGAGGATTTCGACCTGCAATACATGGTCAACCAGTTCGGCACCTATCTGGGCGTGAAGTTCGCCGAAGCGGCGATGGGTCCCGACGGCGGGTCGATCGTGAACATCTCGTCGCTTGCCGGGCTGCGCGCCAGCAAGGGCATTGCCTATGTCGGCACCAAATGGGCCGTGCGCGGCATGACCAAGACCGCCGCGCGCGAGCTGGGCCCGCGCGGGAGCCGCGTCAACTCGGTCCATCCGGGCATTATCCTCACCCCGATGCTGGACGCCTGGAGCGACGAGGACCTGAAGACCCGCACCGCGCAGGTGCCGCTGGGTCGCGCCGGCATGCCGGAAGATGTCGTTCATATGGTCTTGTTTTTGCTGTCGGATTTCAGCCTCTACATCTCAGGAGCCGAAATCGCGATTGATGGCGGGTTGTCTGTCTAG
- a CDS encoding TAXI family TRAP transporter solute-binding subunit, with product MIFQKLTAAALGVAMFVGAAPKSAEADILVMGGNPEGSLFYAQSQAIASVIGQHTGDRVDVLPQSPTVFFPMFVSSEADLGLSSPLEANFAYRAVGPYEGMNGGEGYPISTIMLGSPIRLSLVVRGSSDIHSMEDLKGKRVVSNYGAFAGSSITAEAALANAGLTADDFEVVSVSSYPEGVTAVIEGRADAAVGSIGSGILQQLNAAEGARILSIDPSPEAMARSQEIGSAFVPIEVPAGIVGVDSDIYALSYATTLYGRSDLADDKVIAILETLWEHSEELKAIHPSLATWTPDRFADTAVVVPFHPAAIEFFKSKGVWTDELEARQAEISAK from the coding sequence ATGATTTTCCAGAAACTGACCGCCGCAGCGCTCGGCGTTGCCATGTTTGTGGGCGCCGCGCCCAAATCCGCCGAGGCCGATATCCTCGTGATGGGCGGCAACCCGGAAGGAAGCCTGTTCTACGCGCAGTCGCAGGCCATCGCGTCGGTCATTGGCCAGCACACGGGCGACCGCGTCGACGTGCTGCCGCAATCCCCGACCGTCTTCTTCCCGATGTTCGTCTCCAGCGAAGCCGATCTCGGCCTGTCGAGCCCGCTCGAAGCCAACTTCGCCTACCGGGCCGTGGGCCCCTATGAGGGCATGAATGGCGGCGAGGGTTACCCGATCTCCACCATCATGCTCGGCTCGCCGATCCGCCTGTCGCTGGTGGTCCGGGGCAGCTCGGACATCCACAGCATGGAAGACCTGAAAGGCAAGCGCGTCGTGTCGAACTACGGTGCCTTTGCCGGGTCCTCGATCACCGCCGAAGCCGCGCTCGCCAATGCCGGTCTGACCGCCGACGACTTCGAGGTCGTCAGCGTCTCCAGCTATCCCGAAGGCGTGACCGCCGTGATCGAAGGCCGCGCCGACGCCGCCGTCGGCTCCATCGGCAGCGGTATCCTTCAGCAGCTCAACGCCGCCGAAGGCGCGCGCATCCTGTCGATCGACCCCTCGCCCGAAGCGATGGCCCGTTCGCAGGAAATCGGCAGCGCCTTCGTTCCGATCGAAGTGCCCGCGGGCATCGTCGGTGTCGACAGCGACATCTACGCGCTGAGCTATGCAACCACGCTCTATGGCCGCAGCGACCTCGCCGATGACAAGGTCATCGCGATCCTCGAGACGCTGTGGGAGCATTCGGAAGAGCTGAAGGCCATTCACCCGTCGCTCGCGACCTGGACGCCGGATCGCTTTGCCGACACCGCCGTCGTGGTTCCGTTCCACCCGGCCGCCATTGAATTCTTCAAATCCAAGGGCGTGTGGACCGACGAGCTCGAAGCCCGTCAGGCTGAGATTTCGGCGAAATAA
- a CDS encoding TRAP transporter permease, with translation MQENNRVLKRPYRYVYEVLAIILPIAALIYSLQLLPRFGIIIYKEQYLTLFIAICVAISFLVKPFSKSQVRETPPWYDIIGAVLALIVGGYIFLNYDEIVRSLGLITTDKVIVSVIGIVLLLEVARRHVGWTMVSVGLLALGYAYFGHYLSGMFETRVIRWDRLVTYNYLGTGAIFGTPVYVAATIVTSFVVFGQVLFLVGGGDAISDFAFALMGRRKGGPAKVAIMSSALFGSLSGSASANVATTGMLTIPMMRKVGYSPERAGAVEAVASTGGLVLPPVMAATGFLMAEFLAVPYATVAIAAAVPALLFYFCVYLQVHLEAVKASMEGADATELPDLRDAGRRMIPVAVPFAILLWTLFGWNWNPAASAFAASFATILMSLVLPSMRRPARAYVRTFVEVGEATVFIAIMCAIAGIVVGCLGLTGLGSSLSQNLIAASGGSIWLLLIFSAIGCIILGMGVPVTATYIILVILIGPAFEQLGINKMGAHMFIFYFGTLSFLTPPVCLSVFVAASIARSAPMKTALEALKLAVVAYVIPFAFVLNPAFLLEGTLVEIGAAIIGGVASIFLISAGLVGYLARRVAVPLRLAVIVIGVASFFLTGLHPAFALLPLGIVLLLYGQQKLMGGSAAGAVLGN, from the coding sequence GTGCAAGAAAACAACAGGGTTCTGAAACGCCCGTATCGCTACGTCTACGAGGTCCTTGCGATCATCCTGCCCATCGCGGCACTGATCTATTCGCTTCAGCTGCTGCCGCGCTTCGGCATCATCATATACAAGGAACAATACCTGACGCTGTTCATCGCGATCTGCGTCGCGATCTCGTTCCTGGTCAAACCCTTCTCCAAGTCCCAGGTCCGCGAGACGCCGCCCTGGTATGACATAATCGGGGCCGTGCTGGCGCTGATCGTCGGGGGTTACATCTTTCTGAATTACGACGAAATCGTCCGCAGCCTTGGCCTCATCACCACCGACAAGGTGATCGTCAGCGTGATCGGTATCGTCCTGCTTCTCGAGGTGGCACGCCGCCATGTCGGCTGGACCATGGTTAGCGTCGGCCTTCTGGCGCTCGGATACGCCTATTTCGGTCACTACCTGTCGGGCATGTTCGAAACCCGCGTGATCCGCTGGGACCGGCTCGTCACCTATAACTATCTCGGAACCGGGGCGATCTTCGGCACGCCGGTCTATGTCGCGGCCACCATCGTCACCAGTTTCGTGGTCTTCGGACAGGTGCTGTTCCTGGTCGGCGGCGGCGATGCGATCTCTGATTTCGCCTTCGCCCTGATGGGCCGCCGCAAGGGTGGACCCGCCAAGGTCGCGATCATGTCCAGCGCGCTCTTCGGCTCGCTCTCGGGCAGCGCCTCGGCCAACGTGGCCACCACCGGGATGCTCACCATCCCGATGATGCGCAAGGTCGGATATTCGCCCGAACGGGCCGGCGCGGTCGAGGCGGTCGCCTCCACCGGCGGCCTCGTCCTGCCGCCGGTCATGGCCGCCACTGGCTTTCTCATGGCCGAGTTCCTGGCCGTTCCCTATGCCACCGTGGCCATCGCGGCGGCGGTTCCGGCGCTCCTGTTCTACTTCTGCGTCTACCTTCAGGTTCACCTCGAAGCGGTGAAAGCCAGCATGGAAGGCGCCGACGCGACCGAGCTTCCGGACCTGCGCGATGCGGGCCGCCGGATGATCCCCGTGGCGGTGCCCTTCGCGATCCTGCTCTGGACGCTCTTTGGTTGGAACTGGAACCCGGCGGCCTCGGCCTTCGCGGCCAGCTTCGCCACGATCCTGATGTCGCTGGTCCTGCCCAGCATGCGCCGCCCGGCGCGTGCCTATGTCCGCACCTTCGTGGAGGTGGGCGAAGCCACGGTGTTCATCGCGATCATGTGCGCCATTGCCGGGATCGTCGTGGGCTGCCTCGGCCTGACCGGCCTTGGGTCGAGCCTGTCGCAGAACCTCATCGCGGCCTCGGGCGGCAGCATCTGGCTGCTCCTGATCTTCTCGGCCATCGGCTGCATCATCCTGGGGATGGGGGTGCCGGTGACGGCGACCTATATCATCCTCGTGATCCTGATCGGCCCGGCCTTCGAGCAGCTCGGCATCAACAAGATGGGCGCGCATATGTTCATTTTCTACTTCGGCACGCTGTCCTTCCTGACGCCGCCGGTCTGCCTGTCGGTCTTCGTGGCCGCGTCCATCGCGCGCTCCGCCCCGATGAAGACGGCACTCGAAGCGCTGAAACTGGCCGTGGTCGCCTATGTCATCCCCTTCGCCTTCGTCCTGAACCCGGCCTTCCTGCTGGAAGGAACGCTGGTCGAGATCGGCGCGGCCATCATCGGCGGCGTGGCTTCGATCTTCCTGATCTCCGCCGGGCTGGTGGGATACCTGGCAAGGCGCGTGGCCGTACCCCTGCGTCTGGCGGTGATCGTGATCGGGGTGGCGAGCTTCTTCCTGACCGGCCTGCACCCGGCCTTCGCCCTGCTGCCGCTGGGCATCGTGCTCCTGCTCTATGGCCAGCAAAAGCTCATGGGCGGCAGCGCGGCAGGCGCAGTGCTCGGCAACTAG